In a genomic window of Lepisosteus oculatus isolate fLepOcu1 chromosome 5, fLepOcu1.hap2, whole genome shotgun sequence:
- the LOC107076694 gene encoding uncharacterized protein isoform X1 codes for MKTFTAIALLLCLGAAAGAAVLDEGTFNKEDARKRGLEDSELLENAADFEDYSDFKAADKMGSYEPNKRSELESDADMDMEDSFGKRELEAADEMGSYGLKKRSELEIDADMDMDKGDRKRGLEIDADMDMDKGDRKRGLEAADEMGSYGHKKRSELESDADMDMEDSFGKRGLDQIESYRPNKRSELEIDADMDMDKGDRKRGLAERRSLSTMNAPDKKEIDADMDMDKGYRKRELDQIESYRPNKRSELEIDADMDMDKGDRKRGLAERRSLSTMNTPDKKEIDADMDMDKGYRKRGLDESSSLSTMNAPDKKGGYCINYYWGYSCTRRIRCYRRWNYYYYHRRRTCLVRRRKCVRHICYHRYRRCRFFFWGCYYYTRSYYCNSCSVRYFWRNY; via the exons ATGAAGACCTTCACTGCCATCGCCCTCCTCCTCTGCCTGGGAGCTGCAGCTG GTGCTGCAGTCCTTGATGAGGGGACCTTTAACAAGGAGGATGCCAGGAAGAGAGGACTGG AGGACAGTGAGCTGCTGGAGAATGCTGCTGACTTTGAGGACTACAGCGATTTCA AAGCTGCCGATAAGATGGGGTCATATGAGCCTAATAAGAGGAGTGAGTTAG AGAGCGATGCTGACATGGACATGGAAGACAGCTTTGGAAAGCGAGAACTGG AAGCTGCTGATGAGATGGGGTCATACGGGCTAAAGAAGAGGAGTGAGTTAG AGATTGATGCTGACATGGACATGGATAAAGGTGATCGAAAGCGAGGACTGG AGATTGATGCTGACATGGACATGGATAAAGGTGATCGAAAGCGAGGACTGG AAGCTGCAGATGAGATGGGGTCATACGGGCATAAGAAGAGGAGTGAGTTAG AGAGTGATGCTGACATGGACATGGAAGACAGCTTTGGAAAGCGAGGACTGG ATCAGATAGAGTCATACAGGCCTAATAAGAGGAGTGAGTTAG AGATTGATGCTGACATGGACATGGATAAAGGTGATCGAAAGCGAGGACTGG CTGAGAGAAGGTCTTTGAGCACAATGAACGCTCCAGACAAAAAAG AGATCGATGCTGACATGGACATGGATAAAGGTTATCGAAAGCGAGAACTGG ATCAGATAGAGTCATACAGGCCTAATAAGAGGAGTGAGTTAG AGATCGATGCTGACATGGACATGGATAAAGGTGATCGAAAGCGAGGACTGG CTGAGAGAAGGTCTTTGAGCACAATGAACACTCCAGACAAAAAAG AGATCGATGCTGACATGGACATGGATAAAGGTTATCGAAAGCGAGGACTGG ATGAGAGCAGCTCTTTGAGCACAATGAACGCTCCAGACAAGAAAG GAGGTTACTGCATCAATT ATTACTGGGGCTATTCCTGTACCCGCA GAATTAGATGCTATCGGAGAT gGAATTACTACT ACTACCATCGCCGGAGGACCTGCCTCGTCA GGAGAAGGAAATGTG TTCGTCACATTTGTTACCATC GTTACAGAAGATGCAGAT ttttcttCTGGGGATGCTACTACT ACACTAGAAGCTACTACTGCAATTCCTGCTCTGTCAGATATTTCTGGAGGAATTACTAA
- the LOC107076694 gene encoding uncharacterized protein isoform X2: protein MKTFTAIALLLCLGAAAGAAVLDEGTFNKEDARKRGLEDSELLENAADFEDYSDFKAADKMGSYEPNKRSELESDADMDMEDSFGKRELEAADEMGSYGLKKRSELEIDADMDMDKGDRKRGLEIDADMDMDKGDRKRGLEAADEMGSYGHKKRSELESDADMDMEDSFGKRGLDQIESYRPNKRSELEIDADMDMDKGDRKRGLAERRSLSTMNAPDKKEIDADMDMDKGYRKRELDQIESYRPNKRSELEIDADMDMDKGDRKRGLAERRSLSTMNTPDKKEIDADMDMDKGYRKRGLDESSSLSTMNAPDKKGGYCINYYWGYSCTRRIRCYRRWNYNYYHRRRTCLVRRRKCVRHICYRRYRRCRFFFWGCYYYTRSYYCNSCSVRYFWRNY from the exons ATGAAGACCTTCACTGCCATCGCCCTCCTCCTCTGCCTGGGAGCTGCAGCTG GTGCTGCAGTCCTTGATGAGGGGACCTTTAACAAGGAGGATGCCAGGAAGAGAGGACTGG AGGACAGTGAGCTGCTGGAGAATGCTGCTGACTTTGAGGACTACAGCGATTTCA AAGCTGCCGATAAGATGGGGTCATATGAGCCTAATAAGAGGAGTGAGTTAG AGAGCGATGCTGACATGGACATGGAAGACAGCTTTGGAAAGCGAGAACTGG AAGCTGCTGATGAGATGGGGTCATACGGGCTAAAGAAGAGGAGTGAGTTAG AGATTGATGCTGACATGGACATGGATAAAGGTGATCGAAAGCGAGGACTGG AGATTGATGCTGACATGGACATGGATAAAGGTGATCGAAAGCGAGGACTGG AAGCTGCAGATGAGATGGGGTCATACGGGCATAAGAAGAGGAGTGAGTTAG AGAGTGATGCTGACATGGACATGGAAGACAGCTTTGGAAAGCGAGGACTGG ATCAGATAGAGTCATACAGGCCTAATAAGAGGAGTGAGTTAG AGATTGATGCTGACATGGACATGGATAAAGGTGATCGAAAGCGAGGACTGG CTGAGAGAAGGTCTTTGAGCACAATGAACGCTCCAGACAAAAAAG AGATCGATGCTGACATGGACATGGATAAAGGTTATCGAAAGCGAGAACTGG ATCAGATAGAGTCATACAGGCCTAATAAGAGGAGTGAGTTAG AGATCGATGCTGACATGGACATGGATAAAGGTGATCGAAAGCGAGGACTGG CTGAGAGAAGGTCTTTGAGCACAATGAACACTCCAGACAAAAAAG AGATCGATGCTGACATGGACATGGATAAAGGTTATCGAAAGCGAGGACTGG ATGAGAGCAGCTCTTTGAGCACAATGAACGCTCCAGACAAGAAAG GAGGTTACTGCATCAATT ATTACTGGGGCTATTCCTGTACCCGCA GAATTAGATGCTATCGGAGAT gGAATTACAACT ACTACCATCGCCGGAGGACCTGCCTCGTCA GGAGAAGGAAATGTG TTCGTCACATTTGTTACCGTC GTTACAGAAGATGCAGAT ttttcttCTGGGGATGCTACTACT ACACTAGAAGCTACTACTGCAATTCCTGCTCTGTCAGATATTTCTGGAGGAATTACTAA
- the LOC107076694 gene encoding uncharacterized protein isoform X3: MKTFTAIALLLCLGAAAGAAVLDEGTFNKEDARKRGLEDSELLENAADFEDYSDFKAADKMGSYEPNKRSELESDADMDMEDSFGKRELEAADEMGSYGLKKRSELEIDADMDMDKGDRKRGLEIDADMDMDKGDRKRGLEAADEMGSYGHKKRSELESDADMDMEDSFGKRGLDQIESYRPNKRSELEIDADMDMDKGDRKRGLAERRSLSTMNAPDKKEIDADMDMDKGYRKRELDQIESYRPNKRSELEIDADMDMDKGDRKRGLAERRSLSTMNTPDKKEIDADMDMDKGYRKRGLDESSSLSTMNAPDKKGGYCINYYWGYSCTRRIRCYRRWNYNYYHRRRTCLVRRRKCVRHICYRRYRRCRFFFWGCRYYTRSYYCNSCSVRYFWRN; encoded by the exons ATGAAGACCTTCACTGCCATCGCCCTCCTCCTCTGCCTGGGAGCTGCAGCTG GTGCTGCAGTCCTTGATGAGGGGACCTTTAACAAGGAGGATGCCAGGAAGAGAGGACTGG AGGACAGTGAGCTGCTGGAGAATGCTGCTGACTTTGAGGACTACAGCGATTTCA AAGCTGCCGATAAGATGGGGTCATATGAGCCTAATAAGAGGAGTGAGTTAG AGAGCGATGCTGACATGGACATGGAAGACAGCTTTGGAAAGCGAGAACTGG AAGCTGCTGATGAGATGGGGTCATACGGGCTAAAGAAGAGGAGTGAGTTAG AGATTGATGCTGACATGGACATGGATAAAGGTGATCGAAAGCGAGGACTGG AGATTGATGCTGACATGGACATGGATAAAGGTGATCGAAAGCGAGGACTGG AAGCTGCAGATGAGATGGGGTCATACGGGCATAAGAAGAGGAGTGAGTTAG AGAGTGATGCTGACATGGACATGGAAGACAGCTTTGGAAAGCGAGGACTGG ATCAGATAGAGTCATACAGGCCTAATAAGAGGAGTGAGTTAG AGATTGATGCTGACATGGACATGGATAAAGGTGATCGAAAGCGAGGACTGG CTGAGAGAAGGTCTTTGAGCACAATGAACGCTCCAGACAAAAAAG AGATCGATGCTGACATGGACATGGATAAAGGTTATCGAAAGCGAGAACTGG ATCAGATAGAGTCATACAGGCCTAATAAGAGGAGTGAGTTAG AGATCGATGCTGACATGGACATGGATAAAGGTGATCGAAAGCGAGGACTGG CTGAGAGAAGGTCTTTGAGCACAATGAACACTCCAGACAAAAAAG AGATCGATGCTGACATGGACATGGATAAAGGTTATCGAAAGCGAGGACTGG ATGAGAGCAGCTCTTTGAGCACAATGAACGCTCCAGACAAGAAAG GAGGTTACTGCATCAATT ATTACTGGGGCTATTCCTGTACCCGCA GAATTAGATGCTATCGGAGAT gGAATTACAACT ACTACCATCGCCGGAGGACCTGCCTCGTCA GGAGAAGGAAATGTG TTCGTCACATTTGTTACCGTC GTTACAGAAGATGCAGAT ttttcttcTGGGGATGcagatact ACACTAGAAGCTACTACTGCAATTCCTGCTCTGTCAGATATTTCTGGAGGAATTAA